Proteins co-encoded in one Capsicum annuum cultivar UCD-10X-F1 chromosome 9, UCD10Xv1.1, whole genome shotgun sequence genomic window:
- the LOC107842394 gene encoding uncharacterized protein LOC107842394 isoform X3 has product MMEESETYPKECPRRASASSSSLATTSVHVTALDGLVNVNSLFTIAVFVGLSLTTPGQKSLEDRTACDVGIDIVKKLLVFEVVSFSFFLFSSLVAQGLKLAINLLNSKDVDEAFRAHINLKVLRLGMMASAVGSVMGCLFLMLSIVNVIQIRLGMLSCGR; this is encoded by the exons ATGATGGAAGA ATCTGAGACATACCCAAAAGAATGTCCAAGAAGAGCCAGTGCATCTTCTAGTTCACTTGCAACAACGAGTGTCCATGTGACTGCTTTGGATGGGTTAGTGAATGTGAACTCGCTTTTCACCATTGCAGTGTTTGTGGGTCTCTCTCTAACCACACCTGGACAGAAAAGTCTCGAGGACCGCACAGCTTGTGATGTTGGCATTGACATCGTTAAGAAACTGTTGGTTTTTGAGGTGGTCTCATTTAGCTTCTTTCTCTTCTCCTCACTTGTTGCACAGGGACTCAAATTGGCAATTAATCTCTTGAATAGCAAAGATGTTGATGAGGCTTTCAGGGCACACATCAATTTGAAGGTGCTTAGACTTGGAATGATGGCCTCTGCTGTTGGATCCGTAATGGGCTGTTTGTTCTTGATGCTTTCAATTGTTAATGTCATCCAGATTCGCCTTGGCATGTTATCCTGTGGAA
- the LOC107842394 gene encoding uncharacterized protein LOC107842394 isoform X1: protein MMEESETYPKECPRRASASSSSLATTSVHVTALDGLVNVNSLFTIAVFVGLSLTTPGQKSLEDRTACDVGIDIVKKLLVFEVVSFSFFLFSSLVAQGLKLAINLLNSKDVDEAFRAHINLKVLRLGMMASAVGSVMGCLFLMLSIVNVIQIRLGMLSCGSKSAIHAVSALLVLVTSALVVYISTAIYAFLH, encoded by the exons ATGATGGAAGA ATCTGAGACATACCCAAAAGAATGTCCAAGAAGAGCCAGTGCATCTTCTAGTTCACTTGCAACAACGAGTGTCCATGTGACTGCTTTGGATGGGTTAGTGAATGTGAACTCGCTTTTCACCATTGCAGTGTTTGTGGGTCTCTCTCTAACCACACCTGGACAGAAAAGTCTCGAGGACCGCACAGCTTGTGATGTTGGCATTGACATCGTTAAGAAACTGTTGGTTTTTGAGGTGGTCTCATTTAGCTTCTTTCTCTTCTCCTCACTTGTTGCACAGGGACTCAAATTGGCAATTAATCTCTTGAATAGCAAAGATGTTGATGAGGCTTTCAGGGCACACATCAATTTGAAGGTGCTTAGACTTGGAATGATGGCCTCTGCTGTTGGATCCGTAATGGGCTGTTTGTTCTTGATGCTTTCAATTGTTAATGTCATCCAGATTCGCCTTGGCATGTTATCCTGTGGAAGTAAATCTGCTATTCATGCTGTCTCTGCCTTGCTCGTTCTGGTTACCTCTGCTCTTGTTGTTTATATTTCTACTGCTATATATGCATTTCTGCACTAA